Genomic DNA from bacterium:
TCTTTATCAGTTGTACCAAGCTCACGAGCAAAAATTCTAGCAACACTTGTTTTTCCTGTCCCTCTTCCTCCACAGAATAGATATGCATGAGCAACCTTTCCTGATTTTATTGAATCCTGAAGAACTGAGACAATATGCTCCTGTCCTATTACTTCAGAGAAATTTGCTGGACGATATATTCTATATAAGGACGAGTGATGTGTTTGAGATGTTGTTGTTTGCTGTGTGGTTTTTGAAGACATAAGGAGAGTATAGCATCTATTAGTGTGGTGGTGGAAGCTATAAACAAAACAATAATATTACTATTCCAATAAATCAATTTCACAAAGAGTACTATGGTCAGTTGTTGGATTGTTAACTAAATAATAAGGTGTTCTGTCCATAAAACCAGATAGTGCTGGAGATGGACATTGTGTGCCACTACCCTCTTGGGCCCAAATTATTGTAACAGCATTTATACCGGGATAATCTATGCCTGAATTTTTGTAATAAGCTATACCTAATGACTGAAAACCCCAAGAAGCACCTGTACCATCTACCAGGGATACTTTGGTATTTTCTACAGGTATTTTACCAATATCCACGTAAGGTAATAAAGCTGCTCCGAGCCCATCACTAAAATCTGAACTTGTATCATTACGTACTCCGCTAGTCCACCCAGTAAAGTAACAGGTACCTGTACATTTACCATACCAAACGATATTATAGGTAAGAGGGTTTCCAACACCATATGTTCCTCCAGAAAATGTATGAGTATTTGGATATTTACCATTAGCCGTCCTGTACAATTCTAAAGCATTAATCAATTGTTTTACAGACTGAAACCTTGCTGTATTTCTTGCTTTGATTCTCGCACTCTGAACACTCACCAAAACAACACTTGAAAGCATGGCAATTATAGAAATGACCACCATTAGCTCAATTAGTGTGAACCCCCCCCCCCGTTTTGTTTTTATTCTAATAGAACTATTGAGTGACATGATTTTTAAAATTAAATAATGGAGGGTTTGCAGGATCTATCGTTTGACTAGGTTCACCTCCAGAAAAAATAGTGAAGCCAAAAAAAGACTTCAAGCAAACAAAAGTTACCACTATACACACCACGACAATACCAAGCATAAAGTAATTTACTTGAGTGTCATTCTTAAATAAACCCCAGCTCATAAAAAAGCTTTTTAGGCCCTTCTTTGCAGGATTCTGTGCTACTGCAAAGTTTCTCGAACCATTTGCAAAACTTTGTGCACTATATTTATTTTCTTCCTCAAATTGAATATCTGACATGTTATTAGGATTATATCATAATCCTAATGCATTTATGCAATATCTAAGACCAGTGTTTGTTGGACCATCGTTAAAAAGATGACCTAAATGGGATCCACAGAATGCACATTTTACTTCTGTTCTTTTCATTCCCAAACTATTGTCTTCCTTGAGTTCTATTGTCCCCTCTATCGCTCTATCAAATGATGGCCATCCGCAACCGGAATTAAATTTTGTTCCTGTCTCAAATAGTTCATTTTTGCATCCTGCACATCTGTAAACTCCCGTCTTATCAGCTTCAATATTTTTGCCCGTAAATGGCGCTTCTGTTTCTGATTGACGTAGAATTTTATATTGTTCAGGTGATAAAGTTGTACTCCACAACAGGGGTGCAATTTCTTTCTGTAATTTCTCTAATTTTGGCGCGATAACGAGCTGACAATATGGCGCAGTTTTGTGTAATGCAAAATAGTCTTGATGACTAATTTCTGCAAGAGTAAATTCCCCTGGCTCCCCATCCTTTGGAAGAGCTTTAATTTCTGTAGCTACATTTTCCAAATTTTTAATAAATTTTTCAGCTTCCGTTTTTTGATCCTCTGTTGTATATAAAATTATTGATCTGTATTGTGTTCCAATGTCATTTCCTTGTCTATTTATCTGCGTGTAATCATGTGATGAGAAAAATACTTTCAAAATATTTTCTGTGGAAATAAGTGCGGAATTATATTCAACCTTAATTACCTCTGCATGGTCTGTTGTTCCTGTGCAAATTTCTGGGTAAGTTGGGCTAAAAGTCTTTCCGCCGGCATATCCTGGAAATACATTAAGCACCCCTTTAACATCTTTAAGAACTGCTTCTGTACACCAAAAGCATCCTCCTCCGAGAATAATAGTTTCTTTTATTGGTTTTGCCATAGTGACTATATTATACTCCTTTTAAATCTATATTTCAGCAATAAAATCTTCAACTATTTTTCTAACCTCCCCTGCATTTTGTGTCTCCATTAATTGTGCACGTAACTCCTTTGCTCCATCAAAGCCATTAACATAGGCCTTATAATGCTTCTTCATTACGGCAAAGTTTTTTATTCCTCCAAGTTCGTTTTGAAATTTTTGAGTGTGCTCTACCATTACATTTAGCTTTTCTTTTATGGATGGCTCCAGCGGTTCTTGCAGAGGGTTTCTAATTGTAGAAAATAACCAAGGATTTCCAAAAATTGCTCTACCAATCATAACACCGTCTGCACCTGTATCCTTTGCTTTTTTGTATCCATCTTCAATTGATTCTACATCTCCATTTCCAAATATTAATGTGTGATTCTTTCCAGCTTCTATAAGATGCGATTGCATTTTATTTCTTATCAAAACTGCACGATTCACATAATCCCAATTTGCTGGAACTTTTGACATTTCTTTTCTTGTTCTTGCATGAACTGTAACAACAGCAGGTGCAGCTTCTAGAATATTTTTTAACCATGAATCTAATTCATCTTTATTATATCCAACTCTAGTTTTAACAGTTATGGGAATTATTTTTATCGATTTTTCACCAGTACTATCCCCTTTACTTTCCTGGCTCGCCCTCTCTACTCCCCGCTTTGCAGCAAGGACAATTTCTTTAGCGAGTTTCGGATTCTTCATCATTGAAGCCCCTGCTCCCTGCTTTTCAATACTTTTATCAGGACATCCCATATTTAAATCTATTCCATCAAATCCAAGTTCAGCAACCAATTTGCAAGCTTCCTCCATATATTGTGGATGTGATCCAAAAAGTTGTGCAACTATTGGATGCTCTAATTCTGATGAGAATTTTAAATCTGCTAGTAGTTTTTTCTTTCCTTCCTCTGTTGCTCTGACAAGTCCGTCAGCTGCCACAAACTCAGTCCACAAAACATCTGGCATTCCATATTTTGCGATTACATATCTAAAGGCACAATCTGTAACATCTGCCATTGGAGCAAGAACAAAGATGGGACGATTTTCACTTTTGCATTTTGAGTCTATCTCTTTCCAAAAACCCAAATTTGGTTCCTCAATCTCTATAGCAGAAGGACCACAACAAGTGTGACTCATTGCGTTCTTGTAGATATTTTTTATAAAATTTTTAACAGTTTTTAAAGCCATATATTATGCGTATTGTAGCAGATTTTGAGGTAAATTAAAGGGCGCGGAGGTCGAAGACCTCCGCGCCCGCTTTGAGTCGCTAATCAAATCGTAAGTGACGCGCTCAATTCAATATCACCAAATGCAGCCCTTGCTATCTCATCGTAGGAAATCATTCCCCTAGCACCATTATCAATCATCTTCTCCCTCCACTTCCTGTCACGAGTAGATTCTCCGTTGATGGTCGCTTTGCTCATTACCGCAACTGGAGTAACCATATCACTATATCCCTTTGCTGACTTCATGTCTTTTGGACTATCTCCAAAGAAGTAAAAAGGAACAAATGATTTTCCTCCATGATGCATCCAATGGAAGCTTGCCAAGGA
This window encodes:
- the msrB gene encoding peptide-methionine (R)-S-oxide reductase MsrB, which translates into the protein MAKPIKETIILGGGCFWCTEAVLKDVKGVLNVFPGYAGGKTFSPTYPEICTGTTDHAEVIKVEYNSALISTENILKVFFSSHDYTQINRQGNDIGTQYRSIILYTTEDQKTEAEKFIKNLENVATEIKALPKDGEPGEFTLAEISHQDYFALHKTAPYCQLVIAPKLEKLQKEIAPLLWSTTLSPEQYKILRQSETEAPFTGKNIEADKTGVYRCAGCKNELFETGTKFNSGCGWPSFDRAIEGTIELKEDNSLGMKRTEVKCAFCGSHLGHLFNDGPTNTGLRYCINALGL
- a CDS encoding prepilin-type N-terminal cleavage/methylation domain-containing protein; translated protein: MSLNSSIRIKTKRGGGFTLIELMVVISIIAMLSSVVLVSVQSARIKARNTARFQSVKQLINALELYRTANGKYPNTHTFSGGTYGVGNPLTYNIVWYGKCTGTCYFTGWTSGVRNDTSSDFSDGLGAALLPYVDIGKIPVENTKVSLVDGTGASWGFQSLGIAYYKNSGIDYPGINAVTIIWAQEGSGTQCPSPALSGFMDRTPYYLVNNPTTDHSTLCEIDLLE
- a CDS encoding tRNA-dihydrouridine synthase, which gives rise to MALKTVKNFIKNIYKNAMSHTCCGPSAIEIEEPNLGFWKEIDSKCKSENRPIFVLAPMADVTDCAFRYVIAKYGMPDVLWTEFVAADGLVRATEEGKKKLLADLKFSSELEHPIVAQLFGSHPQYMEEACKLVAELGFDGIDLNMGCPDKSIEKQGAGASMMKNPKLAKEIVLAAKRGVERASQESKGDSTGEKSIKIIPITVKTRVGYNKDELDSWLKNILEAAPAVVTVHARTRKEMSKVPANWDYVNRAVLIRNKMQSHLIEAGKNHTLIFGNGDVESIEDGYKKAKDTGADGVMIGRAIFGNPWLFSTIRNPLQEPLEPSIKEKLNVMVEHTQKFQNELGGIKNFAVMKKHYKAYVNGFDGAKELRAQLMETQNAGEVRKIVEDFIAEI